TTTTTGCCATTACGAAAAGATTTCCCTTTCTCTGGGTTAACGTGACCGCAGCGCGCACAAGTTTGACTTGTATATGCAGGTGGCACGAAAACGACTGGAATTCCTGCAATTGCAGCTTTGTATTGCACAAAGGTTCGCAGTTGATAAAAACTCCAGTTATTCGTGCGCCTCCGCTCTGTTTTACTTCTCGGCTTTTGGTTTAAAGACTGCCTAATATTAGTCAGATCCTCAAAAGCCAGTGCTGCATTCAGTTCTTTAGCTTCTCGAATTAATTCGGCAGAAATATTGTGGTTCAACCATTTTTGAAATCTTTGTTCTCTCCCCGAAAGCCTTCTCAATCATCTTCTCGAATTGCGAGTGCGTTTGGATTGAACGTTTGCCCTAATTTTACTGTATCTATCTCTAACCGATTGAATCTGCTGACCGCTCCAGGTTTTACCCGTAGAGGTAGCAGCAATTTCGCGCCGTCCGAGATCTACACCAATTACTTTGGGTGTTTTTCCGGTTGGCTCGGTAGGCAAATCAACGCAGATGTTGATGTAATAATCGCCCTGTTTGGTTTTCTTGAGCGTAGCCGCAGTTGGGGATTGCCCTTTCAGCAATGCCAACTGATAATTGCCGATACTCAATTTAAACTTAACTCGACCGCACATCAACGTTACGCCGACTGTTTGCAGTTCCTCAATATAAGTAAAAGTCCGCGTATCCAAACTCAAGGATGTTGGTCTAAACTTGTGGACTTCCTTAACAGCTTTAGCATTGCTGATAACGCGACGGATTGCTTGACAGACGTGATTAGCCTTCAATCCCGTTGCTTCACGTACTGGCTTATAAACCTTGTGGTGAAGTTTAGTTGTATTCCAGCAATTATCGCGCTTAGCTACAGACAATATTTGGTTGCAAGCGTCAGCAAACCCGTTCAGGGTGCGGTCAATTTCTTGGCGCAATTCTGGAGGGACTTGAAGCTTGCAACATACAGATATAGTCTGCATTTGGATGGGTTAATTACTCATCCCAGTATAGCACGATTTTAAATATAAAGCCGCCCTTTAGCGCTAGCGCTAAAGGGCGGGGTTTCAAACCCAGGAATTTTGATGAAAAATCTAACTCTACTATCGGTTACAGTTCTTACAGTTACCTCTGCATTGGTTTTCGGACAAATCCAACCTGCCTCGGCTTTAACTTGGAAGTGGAATTATTCTGGTACTGGTATCGAAGCGAGGGGTACTTTCATCACCAATGATACTCCTGATAATTTGGGTTTTTACCTGATTACGGGAATTACTGGTAAGCGAAATGGTGAGATAATTACTGGTTTGCAAGCGACTGGAACTCCAATTCCAGGTAACGAGCCTTTCAATGTTGATAATTTGATTAGTTTAAATGGTCCACAGTTAACTGGTGACGGTTTTGGATATTCTACGGCTCAGGGGAACTATGCTAGTCCATTTTTTGCCAGCTTTTTGCCCACTCCTGGCTATTTAGAGGTTTTTTCCGCACCGCCACTGATTCCAGGTTTTGAAAATTTAGGACCGGAAGATAGTGAGTTGCCTGTGAGTTTTTCTGCTGCTATAGTTCCTGAACCTAGTTCAACGTTGTCTCTTGTCACTCTTGGCACTTTTGGTGTAGCTTTAACTCTCAAGAGGAAAATGAAGGGTTCTCTGGTCAAAAAGTAACCATTAAGGGTTTGAGATCAGGTGCTACTGACCTCCATTTTTAGTAGACCTCTTGCATAAGTCCTTGGTGCCCAAAGGCTGGAAGCCTAGACGGACTCTGAAATGTCGGAGTTTACCTCCGACATTGCGTCCTCGGCTATATAGCGCTACGCGCAAGTCAAAAGTCAAAAGTCAAAAGTCAAAAGTTTACTGCTCCTAGTTTTCAGCGCTTAACAATGTCCTAACCTAAATGCGTAGTGCTATCCAAGCAAAGCCCACCTGCGTGGGCTAATTCTAGCCTGCGTAGGCAGGCTTCAACTGTATAGCGCCAGACTTCAGTCTGAGCGCCCAGAAAAAATACTTTTGCAAGAGGTCTAGTGTCTCTGCGTAAGTCCTGTCACACTCTCTCTAAATGTTGATTGAGCAATTCTTTGGCTCTAGGTTTAAATAGTAAATAGAATAAAGATTCTAAGTAGCGGAGCAAATCTTCTCTATTTTCTTGAGAAGTAAAGTTCCAAAATCCATAAACCCTAGCCAAAGATAGCAATTTATTGGTGTGAATTTTCCAAGTGTAGGCGCTATAAACCCGATCGATACCTCTAGTAGAAATCTCGTACCAGTAGTTAGGGTTTTGTTCGCATTTTTCCATAAACTGCAAAATTTTCTGAGCAGTTTCTTCGAGGTGCGTGGGATTAATATAAAACCCATTTACCCCATCTTGGATAATTTCTAAAGGTCCGCCAAATTGAGTTCCAAAAGTAGGTAAACCTGTAATCATGGATTCCAAAATAGTTAAACCAAAAGCTTCAAATAAAGCTGGCTGAACAAAGATACCTTGGCGATCGCAAATCACTCGATATAGTTCGCCGGAATCGCTTTTAGATAATCTCACTCCTAGCCAGCGAATTTTGCCATGTAGGTTGTATCGATCTATGATTTCATACAATCTGATTATTTCGCTTTGTTCTTCTCTGTCGTTAGTTTCTTCAACCCGCAATTTTCCAGCTACTAAAATCAAGTTACATTTAGCTTGCAATTCCAGACTTTGACCAAAAGTTTCGGCTAAACCCGTTAGGTTTTTAATTTTATCTAACCGCGCCATTGAAAAAATGGGACGCTTATTGGGATCGTCTAAAGTTCCAAAAACTGAGGCGGGATCTTCATCGGTAAATAGCATAGATTCAAGGCGATCGCGATCGCCCATCATCCGATCTTCGGTTCTAGTATAAGGGAAGAAAACCTGTTCGTTTACCCCTGGGGGAACGACATTAAACTTAGGACTAAATAGTTCTATGCCATGCACCACATGATATAAATCTGGCATGGTAAAACAATTGTATGATTCATATTGCCCCACACTTTCAGGAGTTCCAACTATTTCTTGATAGGTACTGCTAATAATAAAATTAGCCGCATTCATGGCTATTAAATCTGCGGTGAACTGCAAAGAGAAGTGATAATTACTCTCAGATTCTTCCCAATATAAATTGCTAAATAAATACTTGGATTTTTCCAATGCGTGAGCAATATTACATTGAGTAACTTTCAATTTTCTGGATAGTAAGAATGCTACCAGGTTACCATCAGAATAGTTTCCAACTATTAAATCTGGCTTACCTGAAAACTCAGCTAATAGTTCTTTCTCAGCATCAATTGCAAAGGTTTCTAAATAGGGCCAAAACTCAAATCTAGAAATCCAATTTTGAGTCAAGGTAGGATTGAATTCTCGCAAAGGAACTCTGAGAATTACAGCATTATCAGTTCCGTGAACTTTTTCCAAACGTTGATTGCAACGAGTACCATCACTATTAGGAATTAAACGGGTGAGGATGATGATTTTCGGAGTTGCGCTTAAAACATCTAAACCAGCTAAAGTAATATCTTCTTGTAATTGTTTTTCCAGACTTTTAGCTTGATCTAACACATAAACTACTTGTCCGCCAGTATCAGGTCTTCCTAAAACCCCTTCTTGTCCAAACCAACCATGAGGAGAGACTAATACAATCCGAAATATCATCGGAATTCGGGATAAGAAAGCGGCTAAAACTTGGCTATCTGGAGAATCAATTAACTCATCAAGAATATTTAATGTTTCTTTAATCCGACTGCTAGTGTTTCCCCAACCTGGTTCAAATCCAAACTCTTGTAAAGTGAAGCGTAAACTTTCAAATGGTTCATCAGCAGGGCGATCGCTTAAATATGCTAACAGTTTTTTGATTTGAATTGATAGTTGCTCTGCTGAAGAAATCCGCTCATTAATAAGTAATTGACTGCCATTATATTGGTGTAAGCGCAAGAAATTGAAAAGCGCTTCTAGTCCTTGTTTATAATCTTGAAATAACTTACTAGACAGATAGCGATTGAGGAACTCAACCCCTTTACCAATATTTTTGGGATCTCGCAACCTGGGAGTGTAATCGTAAAAAGGCTGGAAATCCAGTTCCAGGACATCTCCTTCTTGAGGATGAAAGTGATTGACAAAGCGATCGCGAGTATCTAACAATTCTTGAATGCTTAAACGTTCAACTGTCAAATCTTCCGTTAACCAGTAAGCTTCTTGAGTGGCAATTTGGGGACGAATGACTAAACACAGATTTCCGTCTTCCCGAATAATTTCTTGGACTTTAGCAATCAGCTTCGCCAAGGGAGAAGATTGGCAAAATTCAGCATCTTTCTGGTTATTAGAACAATATGTACCAAAAGCCGTTAGAATATCGTTCCTGAGTAAATAAAGCTGCGGTTGGTGACGTAAATCGCTGGCAAACTGCCGTAGATCGTTTCTTTCTGGACTGTCGAGGACAGTTTGAAGTAACTCAGACATAATTTACTTAGACCTTCCAAACCAACGTCTCAAAGCTTAACATCATCTACTAGAAGATGACCGTAGTTGGGCATTGGGCATTGGGCATTGGGGGATTAGGTTTCGTCGCTGTCTTCTAAGTTGTTCCGCATCTAAAGTTGATAACTGGGGCAGGCAGGATGCCTACCCCACAAAAGTTTGAATCAATTTAAATCTCAAGACTAGATGCGTTTTAGCTTAGTGAAAATTTGGGCGTACAAGCAATAAGGTAGCGTTGCTGAAAGTAGTTAGCGCAACTTGCCAACTAAACTTAGTTTACAGACTTAGTTTACTTCTTGCCTCTTTCTTCTATGCGCTGCGCGCAAGCTACGCCAACCCTCTTCCTTCTTCCTTCTTCCTTAACTACTTACTAAACTGGCTGCGAATCTCTTCTACTCGCTTGCGGTTGACTCCTAAGTCAGATTTTCCCAAGCGAGAAGCTGAGCGAACATGGATGACACCACCATTACGGTCCAAATAGAACTCTACATCATCTACATAGCCCATCAAGGCACTGGTAAACTCAGCATAGAGATAATCGCCAGTTTCGCTGATGATTTCGGCTCCTTTCATGCCTTGAACTACAGATTTGAGGTTAGCTAGAGCAGTTTCTGGTGTCGAACGAAAACTTATAGGTTCAATCCAATGTTGCTTGTCAGAACTGGGTGCTTGACTGCTGACACAATTGGGTGAACTAGGACAAGGAGCCAGCTTACCATCTTTGACTCCTAAGGTACTAGGTCTTTTCCAAAAAAAGAAAAACAATTTTTTCCCCGCCATAACTATTTTCCTCGTCATTCAAAGTATTTCTATTCAAATTCTACGACTTATTATTGTTAAACCCAGAATAGGTAGCACAATGAATATAAGTTTTTTACGGCATTTTTAGTCATTTTAGTGCTAGATTAACATTGATAACTCCAAAAAGCTTTAATGGAAGGATTTTTGACCGCCAGATGACCTTATTATTTTTACTTCTGACTTCTGACTTCTGACTTCTGGCTTATGTCTAGAGCCTCTTTACGCCAACAACTTCGTAGACTGATTAATACCTCTTCCCTGCGTTGGTTGCTGATTGTACCTTTCACAGTCCAAATCGCCAGTATCGTGGGAGTGGTAGGTTATTTTTCTTGGAAGAACGAAGAGGAAACTGTTGCGAATTTAATTGGTCAGTTGCTCAATCAGACAGAAAATAGAGTCAATCAGCACCTGACTCAATATTTATCAGTTCCACCCCAGCTAGCTCAGATTAATGCGGATGCTATCCGGTTAAAACACCTTAAAACAGTAGATTTAAAAGGTATTGGGCGTTATTTCTGGAAACAGATGCAGCTATATGATGTTAGCTATATTTCCTATGTTTCGCCTACAGGAGAATATGCTGCTGCTGGTAAGTTTTTACCAAACCAAGGCGTAACCATAGACTATAAATCTCGTTACATCCTGGATAAAACTTACACCTTTGCGACTGACTCTGATGGCAATCCGACTAAAGTTGCAGCGACTTACGATAATTACGATCCTTTAATTGAGGATTCATATCAAAAGGCGATTGAAGCTGGTAAGCTGGTGTGGACACAACCCTATAACTGGGATGAAACTCCCGAATATATTTCAATATCGGCGACAAAACCCATTTACGATGAGAAAAAACAGCTAATTTGTGTGATTGCGGTCGATCTATTGCTCTCTAAGATGAGTGATTTTCTCCGCCAACTCAATATTAGTCAGTCTGGACAGGTTTTTATTATCGATCGCGATGGACTACTAATAGCTAGTTCTAGCCAAGAGCAACCCTTTATTCTCAAACAGGGTAAGGCGCAACGAGTTAGCGTTTTTAATAGTCAAGATAAATTAGTCGCAGGTAGTGCTAAATATTGGCAACAGAAGCTTGGTTCTTTGACAGCCATAAATGAACCAAAAAATGCAGAATTTATCCTCAATCGCCAAAAGCTATTTACCCATATAACTCCCTGGCGCGATCGCTTTGGACTAGATTGGTTAGTCGTTGTAGTAGTTCCAGAATCCGACTTTACCGAGCAACTCGTCGCTGGTAGACGCACTACTATTACAATAATTGCGGTAGCTTTACTAGTAGCAATTATGACCACGCTAATGCTATCTAGGTGGCTGACAGAGCCTATTTTAAAATTTAATCAAGCTGCCAAAGAGATTGCGGCGGGGAATTTAGCTCGCACTGTCAAGGTTCATCATCCTCAAGAACTCAAGCAGTTAGCGACTTCATTCAACTATATGGCTGAGGAATTAGCGCGTAGTTTTGCCACTTTGGAGCGAAACAACGCCGAATTAGAAGATAGAGTCAAAGAACGAACCGCCTCTCTAGCCGCCAAAGAAGCTGAATTGAGAGCCATAATCAACGCCATGACAGAGCTAATTATGGTGATTGATAACCAAGGACGCTATCTCAAAGTAGTCGCGAACTCACAACTGTTGATCTTGGAAGAGGAATTTGTACTGGGTAAGACAATATTTGAAGTTTTTCCACCTCAGCAAGCAGAGGAGTTTATGGCTTGTATTCATACAGTTTTAACTCAGCAACACCCAGTCACTATTGAATACAGTATACTCGTCCAATCTCAAGAAACTTGGTTTTCGACCAATATCTCTCCTTTACCTAATGACCAAGTGATGATCGTAGCTCGCAACGTGAGCGATCGCAAAGCCGCCGCTAGAGCTTTGGAGCAAACCAACCAAGAATTAATTCAGGCGATAGAACAATTAAAAACTGCTCAAGCAGATCTAGTCCAGTCCGAAAAAATGGCAGTTTTAGGTCAATTAATTGCTGGGATCGCTCATGAAATCAACACTCCCCTAGGAGCTATTCAAGCTTCTATTAGCAATATTAAGTATGGTTTCCAGCAGTCTTTAGCTACTTTACCTCAAATTTTACAGAAGCTTTCCCCAGAACAAATAGCTGATTTTCTGTCTTTACTAGACATAACTCAAAGTCCCTCACCAAATTTGTCATCGCGGGAAGAAAGACAATTGAAACGCCAACTCAAGCAAGAATTGAACCGTCTCAACGTGGCTAATGCCAACCTTTTAGCGGAATATCTAGTGAGAATTGGTTTGAAAGGCGATCTAACTCCTTGGATCTTGCTTTTGCAACATCCTGATAGCTGTGACATTTTCCAAACGGCATCTTACTTAGTATCAATAGACACAAATAGTGGCAACATCGAACTAGCTGTCACGAGAGCTAGTCAAATAGTCTTAGCTTTGAAAAACTATGCTCGTCAAGATGTTGCTCTCGAATTGGTCAACGCCTCAGTCATTGAAGGAATTGAGACTGTACTGACAATTTATCACAACCAACTCAAACGAGGAATTAAAGTTATTCAAAATTATGACCAAGTTCCAGATATTTTCTGTTATCCAGAAAAGTTAACTCAAGTTTGGTCTAATTTAATTGGCAACGCGATTCAAGCCATGAACTATCAAGGAGAACTGGAAATTGGCGTTTTTCTAGATGGCGAAGATCGCCATCTAGTAGTGACAATAACTGATAGCGGTCCAGGGATTCCCTTAGAACTACAAGAAAAAGTTTTTCAACCTTTTTTTACAACTAAACCCTACGGAGAAGGAACTGGTTTAGGACTAGATATTGTCAAAAAAATCGTCCTGCAACATCAAGGCAAAATAAGTTTAGATAGCCGACCTGGAAAAACTACTTTTACGGTTTGCCTACCCCTAACTGTTGAATATACGGAAGGATAAATGCTAAAAATATACATACATGAATAGCTACTCCTCAAAAAATACCTATTTACCTTCATGAAAGTTCTTTGTATGATCTTTTATAATACCTAGGATAAAGCGATGAATCTATCTACATATTTAAAAGTAAGATTATGTTAGACTCAGCAATTCTATGTGTAGATGACGAGGAAATTATTCTT
This DNA window, taken from Merismopedia glauca CCAP 1448/3, encodes the following:
- a CDS encoding RNA-guided endonuclease InsQ/TnpB family protein is translated as MRRLSGREQRFQKWLNHNISAELIREAKELNAALAFEDLTNIRQSLNQKPRSKTERRRTNNWSFYQLRTFVQYKAAIAGIPVVFVPPAYTSQTCARCGHVNPEKGKSFRNGKKFKCLHCGFELDADINAGFNISALGMSVIHPESPGMSCLLEGQLPLFPISQICG
- a CDS encoding PEP-CTERM sorting domain-containing protein (PEP-CTERM proteins occur, often in large numbers, in the proteomes of bacteria that also encode an exosortase, a predicted intramembrane cysteine proteinase. The presence of a PEP-CTERM domain at a protein's C-terminus predicts cleavage within the sorting domain, followed by covalent anchoring to some some component of the (usually Gram-negative) cell surface. Many PEP-CTERM proteins exhibit an unusual sequence composition that includes large numbers of potential glycosylation sites. Expression of one such protein has been shown restore the ability of a bacterium to form floc, a type of biofilm.), translated to MKNLTLLSVTVLTVTSALVFGQIQPASALTWKWNYSGTGIEARGTFITNDTPDNLGFYLITGITGKRNGEIITGLQATGTPIPGNEPFNVDNLISLNGPQLTGDGFGYSTAQGNYASPFFASFLPTPGYLEVFSAPPLIPGFENLGPEDSELPVSFSAAIVPEPSSTLSLVTLGTFGVALTLKRKMKGSLVKK
- a CDS encoding sucrose synthase; the protein is MSELLQTVLDSPERNDLRQFASDLRHQPQLYLLRNDILTAFGTYCSNNQKDAEFCQSSPLAKLIAKVQEIIREDGNLCLVIRPQIATQEAYWLTEDLTVERLSIQELLDTRDRFVNHFHPQEGDVLELDFQPFYDYTPRLRDPKNIGKGVEFLNRYLSSKLFQDYKQGLEALFNFLRLHQYNGSQLLINERISSAEQLSIQIKKLLAYLSDRPADEPFESLRFTLQEFGFEPGWGNTSSRIKETLNILDELIDSPDSQVLAAFLSRIPMIFRIVLVSPHGWFGQEGVLGRPDTGGQVVYVLDQAKSLEKQLQEDITLAGLDVLSATPKIIILTRLIPNSDGTRCNQRLEKVHGTDNAVILRVPLREFNPTLTQNWISRFEFWPYLETFAIDAEKELLAEFSGKPDLIVGNYSDGNLVAFLLSRKLKVTQCNIAHALEKSKYLFSNLYWEESESNYHFSLQFTADLIAMNAANFIISSTYQEIVGTPESVGQYESYNCFTMPDLYHVVHGIELFSPKFNVVPPGVNEQVFFPYTRTEDRMMGDRDRLESMLFTDEDPASVFGTLDDPNKRPIFSMARLDKIKNLTGLAETFGQSLELQAKCNLILVAGKLRVEETNDREEQSEIIRLYEIIDRYNLHGKIRWLGVRLSKSDSGELYRVICDRQGIFVQPALFEAFGLTILESMITGLPTFGTQFGGPLEIIQDGVNGFYINPTHLEETAQKILQFMEKCEQNPNYWYEISTRGIDRVYSAYTWKIHTNKLLSLARVYGFWNFTSQENREDLLRYLESLFYLLFKPRAKELLNQHLERV
- a CDS encoding DUF1499 domain-containing protein; this translates as MAGKKLFFFFWKRPSTLGVKDGKLAPCPSSPNCVSSQAPSSDKQHWIEPISFRSTPETALANLKSVVQGMKGAEIISETGDYLYAEFTSALMGYVDDVEFYLDRNGGVIHVRSASRLGKSDLGVNRKRVEEIRSQFSK
- a CDS encoding sensor histidine kinase translates to MSRASLRQQLRRLINTSSLRWLLIVPFTVQIASIVGVVGYFSWKNEEETVANLIGQLLNQTENRVNQHLTQYLSVPPQLAQINADAIRLKHLKTVDLKGIGRYFWKQMQLYDVSYISYVSPTGEYAAAGKFLPNQGVTIDYKSRYILDKTYTFATDSDGNPTKVAATYDNYDPLIEDSYQKAIEAGKLVWTQPYNWDETPEYISISATKPIYDEKKQLICVIAVDLLLSKMSDFLRQLNISQSGQVFIIDRDGLLIASSSQEQPFILKQGKAQRVSVFNSQDKLVAGSAKYWQQKLGSLTAINEPKNAEFILNRQKLFTHITPWRDRFGLDWLVVVVVPESDFTEQLVAGRRTTITIIAVALLVAIMTTLMLSRWLTEPILKFNQAAKEIAAGNLARTVKVHHPQELKQLATSFNYMAEELARSFATLERNNAELEDRVKERTASLAAKEAELRAIINAMTELIMVIDNQGRYLKVVANSQLLILEEEFVLGKTIFEVFPPQQAEEFMACIHTVLTQQHPVTIEYSILVQSQETWFSTNISPLPNDQVMIVARNVSDRKAAARALEQTNQELIQAIEQLKTAQADLVQSEKMAVLGQLIAGIAHEINTPLGAIQASISNIKYGFQQSLATLPQILQKLSPEQIADFLSLLDITQSPSPNLSSREERQLKRQLKQELNRLNVANANLLAEYLVRIGLKGDLTPWILLLQHPDSCDIFQTASYLVSIDTNSGNIELAVTRASQIVLALKNYARQDVALELVNASVIEGIETVLTIYHNQLKRGIKVIQNYDQVPDIFCYPEKLTQVWSNLIGNAIQAMNYQGELEIGVFLDGEDRHLVVTITDSGPGIPLELQEKVFQPFFTTKPYGEGTGLGLDIVKKIVLQHQGKISLDSRPGKTTFTVCLPLTVEYTEG